In Kitasatospora sp. NBC_00240, the following are encoded in one genomic region:
- a CDS encoding lysoplasmalogenase translates to MSLSTTTRAAVGGRLRAARGLLTGFAATSVAHLGAILTHSPGLQHATKPALMPLLAAHSLASTERAPKLLAPALLLSAGGDILLQAGGDTAFLAGMGSFAAAHVCYVTMFVRRGALDDRRRTAVVAAAYAAAWAVMISQLWPGLGDLKIPVAVYSLLLTSTAVTSARLGWRTGLGGALFLLSDTLIATQLADWRELPGHQFWVMATYIVAQYLLASGTLRAHREDGPDGIEDADGQDGPGLREEPGREPRPATA, encoded by the coding sequence ATGAGCCTCAGCACCACGACCCGTGCCGCCGTCGGCGGGCGCCTGCGCGCCGCCCGCGGCCTGCTCACCGGCTTCGCCGCGACCTCGGTCGCGCACCTGGGCGCGATCCTCACCCACTCCCCCGGGCTCCAGCACGCCACCAAGCCGGCGCTGATGCCGCTGCTGGCGGCGCACAGCCTGGCGAGCACCGAGCGCGCGCCCAAGCTGCTCGCGCCCGCCCTGCTGCTGAGCGCCGGCGGCGACATCCTGCTGCAGGCGGGCGGCGACACCGCCTTCCTGGCCGGCATGGGCTCGTTCGCGGCCGCGCACGTCTGCTACGTGACCATGTTCGTGCGGCGCGGCGCGCTGGACGACCGGCGGCGGACCGCCGTCGTGGCGGCGGCCTACGCGGCGGCCTGGGCGGTCATGATCAGCCAGCTCTGGCCGGGCCTGGGCGACCTCAAGATCCCGGTCGCGGTGTACAGCCTGCTGCTCACCTCGACCGCCGTCACCTCGGCCCGGCTCGGCTGGCGCACCGGCCTGGGCGGGGCGCTGTTCCTGCTCTCCGACACCCTGATCGCCACCCAGCTGGCCGACTGGCGGGAGCTGCCGGGCCACCAGTTCTGGGTCATGGCGACCTACATCGTCGCCCAGTACCTGCTGGCGAGCGGCACGCTGCGGGCCCACCGGGAGGACGGGCCGGACGGCATCGAGGACGCGGACGGCCAGGACGGGCCGGGCCTGCGGGAGGAGCCGGGCCGGGAGCCGCGGCCCGCCACCGCCTGA
- a CDS encoding exodeoxyribonuclease III, whose amino-acid sequence MTVRIATWNINSVTARLPKLLEWLESAEPDVLCLQELKCSTEAFPHEAVKELGYDTAAHGTGRWNGVAILSRIGLDDVVRGLPEQPGYLADDALLADVEPRAIAATCGPVRVWSVYVPNGREVDHAHYRYKLDWLESLRRAVVEDAAGGRPFAVLGDFNIAPTDDDVYDVAAFAGLTHVTPPERASLGNLREAGLQDVVPRPLKYDHPYTYWDYRQLAFPKNRGMRIDLTYGNKAFADAVTDSYVDREARKGKGTSDHAPVVVDLDL is encoded by the coding sequence GTGACCGTCCGCATCGCCACCTGGAACATCAACTCCGTCACCGCGCGGCTGCCCAAGCTGCTGGAGTGGCTGGAGAGCGCCGAGCCCGACGTGCTCTGCCTGCAGGAGCTCAAGTGCTCCACCGAGGCCTTCCCGCACGAGGCGGTCAAGGAGCTCGGCTACGATACGGCCGCGCACGGCACCGGCCGCTGGAACGGCGTCGCGATCCTCTCCCGGATCGGCCTGGACGACGTCGTGCGCGGGCTGCCCGAGCAGCCCGGCTACCTCGCCGACGACGCGCTGCTGGCCGACGTGGAGCCCCGCGCGATCGCCGCGACCTGCGGGCCGGTACGGGTCTGGTCGGTGTACGTGCCCAACGGCCGCGAGGTCGACCACGCGCACTACCGCTACAAGCTGGACTGGCTGGAGTCGCTGCGCCGGGCCGTCGTCGAGGACGCGGCCGGTGGGCGGCCCTTCGCCGTCCTCGGCGACTTCAACATCGCCCCCACCGACGACGACGTCTACGACGTCGCGGCCTTCGCCGGGCTGACCCATGTGACCCCGCCGGAGCGCGCCAGCCTGGGGAACCTGCGCGAGGCCGGCCTGCAGGACGTGGTGCCGCGCCCGCTGAAGTACGACCACCCGTACACCTACTGGGACTACCGCCAGCTGGCCTTCCCCAAGAACCGCGGCATGCGGATCGACCTCACGTACGGCAACAAGGCCTTCGCGGACGCGGTGACGGACAGCTACGTCGACCGCGAGGCGCGCAAGGGCAAGGGGACGTCCGACCACGCGCCGGTCGTCGTCGATCTGGACCTCTGA
- a CDS encoding DUF2398 family protein: MDQQEHAVGTVRVPGGTSDGRTGGAGRGTTDACVAVRDNRPDEAPGGLPGGRPAAGRTAGYAGLDGTPDPGLLRLAGWFAEASDEGAHDLFTAAFGLYGARHFGARHGAAAAGAPAPAPDAPGPAEAVSWWHGPSALAEAARPVREARPLPGPRRSRRTAGAAVDAAAPAAGGRRGKHRRPEPAPAPAGPQERSAAAERRIAARLLLAHPLITAAGPHGEGFPLIRRHRDWLTERFDALLGYRLVVGPWHARLGKAGLGPGGARRLEHPGSGTPFTPGEYAQLAVALSVLVDAPERLPLGRLVAAVRAASPPPAAGRGPGPEADLAGALRVLTDWQVLSATGSGLDTLDPTTELTVDRELARALPAGPPAPAADAEDLVRRAAETDPGTAVRRRLAETPVVLHDDLAGAERAWLAEQWHTVAGTFAEFLGLEAELRTEGVALLDPADELTDLALPGTGTLARAALLLVERLVEELRPLPGEPTAPAVPIPDALIDGALGDIADEYGLRAGWRRDYLADRTALRRDALDLLARMGLIAPTPRGTYPPGWLLRAPAARYAPQAELLPTPGTGRHSRRDGADGADDGEPAGYGELGPYGDPAEYENAGLYPVQEPGPCRPSEGVEPAVGAVLTSAVRSGGASAQVSGGAPGRAERPARGGQVEAVVPPARGPAERPQQLPA, from the coding sequence ATGGATCAGCAGGAGCACGCGGTCGGCACCGTCAGGGTGCCCGGCGGCACGTCGGACGGGCGCACGGGCGGGGCGGGGCGGGGCACCACCGACGCCTGCGTCGCCGTGCGCGACAACCGCCCTGACGAGGCACCGGGCGGGCTCCCCGGCGGGCGGCCGGCAGCCGGGCGGACCGCCGGCTACGCGGGCCTGGACGGGACCCCGGACCCAGGGCTGCTCCGCCTGGCCGGCTGGTTCGCCGAAGCCTCCGACGAAGGCGCCCACGACCTCTTCACCGCCGCCTTCGGCCTGTACGGCGCCCGGCACTTCGGCGCCCGGCACGGCGCGGCCGCCGCCGGCGCGCCGGCACCCGCCCCGGATGCGCCCGGGCCCGCCGAAGCCGTGAGCTGGTGGCACGGGCCGAGCGCCCTGGCCGAGGCCGCCCGGCCGGTCCGCGAGGCCCGGCCGCTGCCCGGCCCGCGCCGGTCCCGCCGCACCGCCGGCGCCGCGGTGGACGCCGCCGCCCCGGCCGCCGGCGGCCGCCGCGGCAAGCACCGCCGGCCCGAGCCCGCCCCGGCCCCCGCCGGACCGCAGGAGCGTTCGGCCGCCGCCGAGCGCCGGATCGCCGCCCGACTGCTGCTCGCCCACCCGCTGATCACGGCCGCCGGCCCGCACGGCGAGGGCTTCCCGCTGATCCGCCGTCACCGCGACTGGCTGACCGAACGGTTCGACGCCCTGCTGGGCTACCGCCTGGTGGTCGGCCCCTGGCACGCCCGCCTCGGCAAGGCCGGGCTGGGGCCCGGCGGTGCCCGCCGGCTGGAGCACCCCGGCAGCGGCACGCCGTTCACCCCCGGCGAGTACGCCCAGCTCGCCGTCGCGCTGTCCGTCCTGGTCGACGCCCCCGAGCGGCTGCCGCTCGGGCGGCTGGTCGCCGCCGTCCGTGCGGCCTCCCCGCCGCCGGCCGCCGGGCGCGGGCCGGGCCCCGAGGCCGATCTGGCCGGGGCGCTGCGGGTACTGACCGACTGGCAGGTGCTCAGCGCCACCGGCAGCGGCCTGGACACCCTCGACCCGACCACCGAACTGACCGTCGACCGGGAGCTCGCCCGCGCGCTGCCCGCCGGGCCGCCCGCACCGGCCGCCGACGCCGAGGACCTGGTCCGCCGGGCGGCCGAGACCGACCCCGGCACCGCCGTACGCCGCCGGCTCGCCGAGACCCCCGTCGTGCTCCACGACGACCTGGCCGGGGCCGAGCGGGCCTGGCTGGCCGAGCAGTGGCACACGGTGGCCGGGACCTTCGCCGAGTTCCTCGGGCTGGAGGCCGAACTGCGCACCGAGGGCGTGGCCCTGCTGGACCCCGCCGACGAGCTCACCGACCTCGCGCTGCCCGGCACCGGCACCCTCGCCCGGGCGGCCCTGCTGCTGGTGGAACGGCTGGTCGAGGAGCTGCGCCCGCTGCCCGGCGAGCCCACCGCGCCGGCGGTGCCGATACCCGACGCGCTGATAGACGGCGCCCTCGGCGACATCGCCGACGAGTACGGCCTGCGGGCCGGCTGGCGCCGCGACTACCTGGCCGACCGGACGGCGCTGCGCCGCGACGCGCTCGACCTGCTGGCCCGGATGGGCCTGATCGCGCCCACCCCGCGCGGCACCTACCCGCCCGGCTGGCTGCTGCGCGCCCCCGCCGCCCGCTACGCCCCGCAGGCGGAGCTGCTGCCCACGCCGGGCACCGGTCGGCACTCCCGCCGGGACGGCGCCGACGGCGCCGACGACGGGGAGCCGGCCGGCTACGGGGAGCTCGGGCCGTACGGGGATCCGGCGGAGTACGAGAACGCGGGGCTGTATCCGGTGCAGGAGCCTGGGCCGTGCCGGCCGTCCGAGGGGGTTGAACCGGCCGTC
- a CDS encoding sterol desaturase family protein, with the protein MPNLPDVVLWSIPAFVLLTVLEIVCYRFLPDDDEQGYSPRDTTTSLTMGIGSLVFDALWKIPILALYAALYELTPLRVPVLWWTVPLMLLAQDFCYYWSHRGHHVVRILWACHVVHHSSKHYNLSTALRQPWTSATSWVFYVPMILAGVHPAALAFCSSANLVYQFWIHTERIGRLPRPVEFVFNTPSHHRVHHASQGGYLDRNFGGILIVFDRMFGSFAAESTRPVYGLTKNLDTFNPLRVATHEYASIVRDLTAADNWRDRLRHLTKGPGWQPVRPDRPEGNAA; encoded by the coding sequence ATGCCGAACCTGCCCGACGTGGTGCTGTGGTCGATACCCGCCTTTGTGCTGCTCACCGTCCTGGAGATCGTCTGCTACCGGTTCCTTCCGGACGACGACGAGCAGGGCTACAGCCCGCGGGACACCACGACCAGCCTCACCATGGGCATCGGCAGCCTGGTCTTCGACGCGCTCTGGAAGATCCCGATCCTGGCGCTGTACGCGGCGCTGTACGAGCTGACCCCGCTCCGGGTGCCCGTCCTGTGGTGGACGGTGCCGCTGATGCTGCTGGCGCAGGACTTCTGCTACTACTGGTCGCACCGCGGCCACCACGTGGTCCGGATCCTGTGGGCCTGTCACGTGGTGCACCACTCCAGCAAGCACTACAACCTCTCCACGGCGCTGCGCCAGCCCTGGACCAGCGCCACCAGCTGGGTCTTCTACGTCCCGATGATCCTGGCCGGCGTCCACCCCGCCGCGCTGGCGTTCTGCTCCTCGGCCAACCTGGTGTACCAGTTCTGGATCCACACCGAGCGGATCGGCCGGCTGCCGCGCCCGGTCGAGTTCGTCTTCAACACGCCGTCCCACCACCGGGTGCACCATGCCTCGCAGGGCGGTTACCTGGACCGCAACTTCGGCGGCATCCTGATCGTCTTCGACCGGATGTTCGGCTCCTTCGCGGCGGAGAGCACCAGGCCGGTCTACGGCCTGACGAAGAATCTGGACACCTTCAACCCGCTGCGGGTCGCCACCCACGAGTACGCCTCGATCGTCAGGGACCTCACGGCGGCCGACAACTGGCGGGACCGCCTGCGCCACCTCACCAAGGGCCCCGGCTGGCAGCCGGTCCGCCCCGACCGCCCGGAGGGCAACGCCGCATGA
- the ggt gene encoding gamma-glutamyltransferase, translating into MRALARIAPPLLLATALVCASVAPAGAAAPPAKVPEAVGYGGAVASVDADATAAGIEVLRKGGNAVDAAVATAAALGVTEPYSAGIGGGGYFVHYDAATGRVSTLDGRETASRTADDSLFLVDGKPLAFADAVTSGLSVGVPGTSATWEKALQLWGSRSLGEVLKPAERIAEQGFTVDRTFRDQTAGNEARFRDFPESGRLFLPGGSLPEVGSTLRNPDLAATYRQLGRDGTKALYQGPIGADIVQALQHPPVDPASGRVARPGRVDAADLAAYQVAQQRPTHVPYRDYDVYGIAPSSSGGTTTGEALGILEDVGPPDADTTQYYHHYLEASRIAFADRNRWVGDPRFSDVPAEELLSPRFAAARACLISPDHALTSPLAPGDPRHPASCASSGPAVTETYEGPSTTHLSVADRWGNVVSYTLTIEQTGGSGITVPGRGFLLNNELTDFSFTPNTPGVPDPNLPGPGKRPRSSISPTIVLRDGEPLLAAGSPGGATIITTVLQVLLGRLDRGLSLEQAIAAPRASQRNSAATQAEPAFLALPERARLEALGHVFAVTPEIGAATGVERLADGRWVAAAEPVRRGGGAAAVVRPSR; encoded by the coding sequence ATGAGAGCCCTGGCCCGCATCGCCCCGCCGCTGCTGCTCGCCACCGCGCTGGTCTGTGCCTCGGTGGCGCCGGCCGGGGCGGCCGCCCCGCCGGCCAAGGTGCCGGAGGCCGTGGGCTACGGCGGCGCGGTCGCCAGCGTGGACGCGGACGCCACCGCGGCCGGCATCGAGGTCCTCCGCAAGGGCGGCAACGCCGTGGACGCGGCGGTCGCCACCGCCGCCGCGCTGGGTGTCACCGAGCCCTACTCGGCCGGAATCGGCGGGGGCGGCTACTTCGTCCACTACGACGCCGCCACCGGCCGGGTCTCCACCCTGGACGGCCGCGAGACGGCCTCCCGCACCGCCGACGACTCGCTCTTCCTGGTCGACGGCAAGCCGCTGGCCTTCGCCGACGCCGTCACCAGCGGCCTCTCCGTCGGGGTCCCCGGCACCTCGGCCACCTGGGAGAAGGCCCTTCAGCTCTGGGGCAGCCGCTCGCTCGGCGAGGTGCTGAAACCGGCCGAGCGGATCGCCGAGCAGGGCTTCACCGTCGACCGGACCTTCCGGGACCAGACGGCCGGCAACGAGGCCCGGTTCCGGGACTTCCCCGAGAGCGGCCGGCTCTTCCTGCCCGGCGGCAGCCTCCCCGAGGTCGGCTCCACCCTGCGCAACCCCGACCTGGCCGCCACCTACCGCCAGCTCGGCCGGGACGGCACCAAGGCGCTCTACCAGGGCCCGATCGGCGCCGACATCGTCCAGGCGCTGCAGCACCCGCCGGTCGACCCGGCGTCCGGGCGGGTGGCCAGGCCCGGCCGGGTGGACGCCGCCGACCTGGCGGCCTACCAGGTCGCCCAGCAGCGGCCCACCCACGTCCCGTATCGCGACTACGACGTGTACGGGATCGCGCCGTCCAGCTCCGGCGGCACCACCACCGGCGAGGCGCTCGGCATCCTGGAGGACGTCGGGCCCCCCGACGCGGACACCACCCAGTACTACCACCACTACCTGGAGGCCAGCCGGATCGCCTTCGCCGACCGCAACCGCTGGGTCGGCGACCCGCGCTTCTCCGACGTGCCCGCCGAGGAACTGCTCTCGCCGCGCTTCGCCGCCGCCCGGGCCTGCCTGATCAGCCCCGACCATGCGCTGACCAGCCCGCTGGCCCCCGGCGACCCGCGCCACCCGGCGTCCTGCGCGAGCTCCGGCCCGGCCGTCACCGAGACCTACGAGGGCCCGAGCACCACCCACCTGAGCGTCGCCGACCGGTGGGGCAACGTCGTCTCGTACACCCTGACGATCGAGCAGACCGGCGGCAGCGGCATCACCGTGCCGGGCCGCGGCTTCCTGCTCAACAACGAGCTGACCGACTTCTCCTTCACCCCCAACACCCCCGGTGTGCCGGACCCGAACCTGCCCGGCCCCGGCAAGCGGCCCCGCTCCTCCATCTCGCCGACGATCGTGCTGCGCGACGGCGAGCCCCTGCTGGCGGCCGGCTCGCCGGGCGGCGCCACGATCATCACCACCGTGCTGCAGGTGCTGCTGGGCCGGCTGGACCGAGGCCTCAGCCTGGAGCAGGCGATCGCCGCGCCCCGGGCCAGCCAGCGCAACAGCGCCGCGACCCAGGCCGAGCCGGCCTTCCTGGCACTGCCCGAGCGGGCCCGGCTGGAGGCGCTCGGGCACGTCTTCGCCGTCACCCCCGAGATCGGCGCCGCCACCGGCGTCGAGCGGCTGGCGGACGGGCGCTGGGTGGCGGCGGCCGAGCCGGTGCGGCGCGGCGGCGGCGCGGCGGCGGTGGTCCGGCCCTCGCGGTAG